In Centropristis striata isolate RG_2023a ecotype Rhode Island chromosome 8, C.striata_1.0, whole genome shotgun sequence, the genomic window aaaataacacTCAAAAAACGTTGCAATTTACAGGAGCTAAAGGATCTGCTGCCAACGTCCTGGTGACAGATACCACAGCGCACTTGATCACACTGAAAGTGTGCTGTGGGTCCATGCCTCGACGGGTCAGAGTTGTTTTGGTGGCAAAAAGGGGGACCTACACCATATTAGGCAGGTGGTTATAATGTTATGGTGGATCAATGAATATACATAGatagggacagacagacagacagacctagCCAAGACACTGTAACATAGAAGCATCCAACATGTAACAGGACAACAAACCCAGATCACATATAAAGTAGCCTGTAaaatatattgtacatatttaatCCAGCACCCTTTGCACTCACATTATATCTGCACAAGGTAATCACATGTCTATACTAGCCTAATGTTAATGTTGaccttttttcagctttattgtccttgttttttgttgtatgtttttttctgtgaaagtAAATTGACAGCAACAAAAAACTGGGTCAActgtattgtatgtgtgtgagtataCACACTTACAAGACAATTAAAGTGGATTCCTATTCCGCCTGAAAGCAGCGGGGATCAGGAGTTGGGCTCCGGTTTGGTTTTTTTGATTGGCACATCATGTTGGACTTTAATGATGAACATGCTACTCTACAACAGTGGAGTAACACTGACACAACGCTTTTTATACACAACTACTGTAGCTGACTGGGAAGCTGCAGGTCTTCCAGAGCCGCCCTTTCATTTGCACTCACTGTAGACTTCTGTGACTCACATACCGGCCAATCCTGATATGCTCACCTCTGCACATCTTACTAAAGCAAAGGCCTTTCGTTCAGTGAATGAAGGAAATTAAGAGTTACATAGCTACTCACTTGTCCAATCATCTTCAAAACAGTAGAGGAAATGGAAGACCACCATGAGCAGAGCGTGGAGAGAGATGAGTGCAATGTACATCTAGGCAGAAAAAAGAGGTCAAAATAAAGGCACGGTTCCAGAGTGCAATCATTTTGATCGCATATGCAACCACAAATCTATGAAATGCTACTGAACATTTTCATTGGTCACACTGGTGCACCTGATATTTAGCAGGGCTacctctctgtctttgtctgatgtgttttttttactactcGCATTCTGCAAAACCCGCTcctactctgcctctgaaacctgATATTCTGTGCTTTAAATACCAGAAACCAACTTAGCTCAAATACAGCTGAATGTTTCAGCTaataaagctaataaaaaaCTGTCATAAGCAGAGAGAGAACTCATAACGGAGAGAAGAAATTTTGTTGTTAACTTTTTGAAGAGATAGGGGTGAGTTGGATACCATTGGTTACAAAAACttggtgatatttttttcttcccattttTAACCacaagaaaatgtatttcaaaaaTGCTCAGGGATCCACATAAGGAGacataaagagaagaaaaacctTAAGgaacaccttttaaaaacactaaattgtttttaaaaacttttgacattttggaaacaATAAGCAAAaccaacacattttactgcatggtTCTGCcacaaactgcatgggattggCATGATGTGGGGATGTCTTTAAATGGAGACTTGTGGTTATCCATATAACCTATTTTCATTTAGATAACTTTAGGTCAGAAGTCAAGGGACACCTTTGgaaatggccatgtcagtttttcccttcCAAAGATTTAGACCACCTTTGAAGTGCTATTATAAACCCTCACAGAGAGGACATCACAACATGGTGGATACCAAttacacaagaaaaacaaagttttctttaAGAACCCAAGGTAACAAAAGAGTAATTGATGTACAAATGTTCAATTTAAGGATGAAATATTTCCTTTATGCCAACAAggttaaacaataaaaacatttctgtctgttATGAGTTTTCTCTCTATATTGTGTCCCTTTCAGATTTCTCTTTGAAATCAGATTTCTCTCTGCTACAAACTgaacaataaatgtttaaacaaaTCAATAATATATAGCTCacatgttaaataaaacaatgtattattattattattattatcacacaTCGCACATCAAAAGTCAGAGGCATTTCATTtacaaaacagaagaaaatgtcTTCAAAATTATCATGTGAGCAGTACCACAGCAAATATGAGTGAGATGGAGATGGAGCCAAGGTGACACTTATcacacatcctttttttttttaaaaactgctctGCGTTTCCATCCATTTTGCTTACACTCACATACACTAACTGAGGAATACCATCCTCGGCATCTGTACTGCTTTACATCTGTATCTAATATTGATTTAATCTCCTTATGAAACATTCTCAATGTTCCACAGATACAAAAATCATACAGTTTATCATGAAAAGTGTTTGGTCAGCCTACATTATAAGAGACTCATTCCTGCAGTGAACTTACTGTGAAAAGCACAAAGTACTTTTGGTTGTTCTCCCCAACACAGTTATTGACCCAGGGGCAGTGGTGGTCCATCTTGCGTATGCAGCGTTTGCAAACACtgttataaaaaaacaagtcaggtataaaggaaaaacaaatacattaaattaaaatgtatcacTGCATCACCACCCCagtaataacaaacattagtaGAAAGTGAAGAATGTAGTGTAAAGAACGAGAAAGTTCTATTTTACAAATTAACCAAAGTCCGAATGTATGATGACATTCTTCACTGCACCAAAACACTGCAGCTGTAAACATAAGATTGAGTTTGTGAATGCATAATGCGACAATGAGAATTTCATGTCTCTTCTGTCATACCTGCAGTGGTGTGCTCGGTCAGGCTTGATACTGCAGCACTTGGGACATTTGTAGACCACCTGCCCTGGTTTCAGCTGAAGGCTTTCTATGTATTCCTTAGTCGCGTTCCCTTTTGGCACCGCCCCCTTGGAAGAAAGATGACGACATAGCAGATGAAGTCAATGTAAATTGCATCCGATTTATCATCATAATAAAATAGTAAGTTAAAGCTTTACATACTTTCACAACTGTTAAAAGCTCAGGTTATAAATCAGGACTACAGAATATTAGaattagaatattgtggaaaaagttcaatattttttgtcaatcatttcagaaagtgaaactcatatattacatagattcattacacagagtgaaatatttcaagctgatttttcttgtaattttgatgattctggcttacagataatgaaaacacaaaactcagtgtctcagaaaatttgaatattacataagatcaattaaaaaaaggatattttaaacacaaatgtcaggcttctgaatagtatcttcatttctatacactcaatacttggttgggctccttttgtatgattactgcattaatacttggtggcatggaggagatcagcctacggcACCATGTTGCTCTGATATCGTCCTTCAGGTCATCTgcgtctggtgtctctcaccttcctcttgacaacagcccatagactcctatgggtttcaggtcagcccagtttgctggccagtccagcccagtaacaccatggtcactgaaccagcttttggtacctttgccagtgtgggcaggtgccaagtcctgctggaaaatgaaaccagcatctccaaagagcttgtggaagcatgaagagctctaaaatgtcctgctagatggctgctatgttgactgtggacttcagaaaacacagtggaccaacaccagcagaggacatggccccaaaccaccactgactgactgtggactcacatattaaactttttcacaatattcaaattttctgagacactgagtttgagttttcattatctctaagccagaatcatcaaaattacaagaaaaacaggcttgaaatatttcaatctgtgaaatgaatctatataatctatgagtttcactttctgaaattatgacaaaaaatattgaactttttcatgatattctatttttttagatgtacctgtatataaAACTAAGACATTAAACTTGTCTGCACGACAATGACAGTAAAATCATGACAACCTGTCACCCGAATTTGAATTTGTGTGTGTAGATAGCACCAAACAAGCACCACTTACGGGATCAGTGCACATGGCTCTGAGGTGAGAGGACAGGGCAAGGAAGGCCAGAACGTTGAACAGGGTCCCATTCACAATGCTGTACATCAGATTTTTGGAGGGCAGCAGCATCACAAACAGTACCACAAAGTCTGCGTACAACACCAGCAGCCAGGTGATCATGGCACACACAATGCCACAAACGTCCCTGATGAACCACATGGCGGAGGCAGAGGAGGACGTGATGACATCTTTGGAGATAGGGATGCGCTGCTCAGCCTGTAGGTAATTGGCCCCAGTACTGGCCCTGCCCTGCCCACGCGCATGCTCCACATCCCTGCATCTGTGCACAGGGCTCTTCATCCTTCATCTAAGCTAGAtgcctcctgctgctgccgccAGATCCACTGTGCATTCAGGCCTCAATCTCAGTGCCACATActggagaaaaaggagcaggaGGGTCCCAGTTTAGTATCAAGTTAAATGTTTGGTtctttaaagaggaaaaaagcatttttatcAGTTGTTGGCACTACACAAGTCTCTCATAGCCAGACATAACTCCAAACCGTTATGTCAGTGCTGGACAAAGGTCTGACCTGCCCTATTGTCATTCAGGGTTAACGCTCCAGCTTGATTGTaattctttaaaccaatcattATCATCTTGGAAGTGGTAATCCCAGGATGTGGCAACTGTTTCCTTGAGCAGATAGCAGAGACCATGGTAATAGCCAGGTTTATCCAAACAGTATACATCTGGTGAGTCAGACTGAAACCCAATTCACTAAGCTAGCCATAGAATACTTTCTGTAGCGTTTAACAGAGCAGATGGAAAACCCTACCGAAAAAAAGACTACCTCACACAGACCATTAGACTAAAGGAAGAGAGTTGCATAGTATTTAGGCCACTACTTTAAAAGCCCCTTTTGTTTTCAGTCGAGAGCTAGGGACAACTAGTGGGTAGTGGAGAAGGTTTTATACGTACTCTAGTGCCTGACTGTGCAGGGCTCTATTTGTGAAAAATAGAGCCTAACTGAATCCTAAAGATGATGGGAAGCCAATGTGAAGTAAACAACCAACTGAaatgatcaaattaaattaaaaaaaaggtgatcGGCTGCAACCTGCCATCATTTCCGGACCTGTACACCTCCAGGACTCTGAGGCATGCAGGCAGGATTTTAGCCAAACCCCTCCCATCCCTTACAGAGTTTCTTCCCCTCTGCAACTGGCCTCATCAACAAGCCCAGAGACCCCCACTGACTCCCCCTCCACCCTCTACACGATACATAAACGTATGCAAGGTTTTCACAAGGTTTCTGGAGGGCTTAGGTGCTGTAGTTGCTGTTCGAGGTTGTTGGGTTTGGGATATGCTCTCCAAAGAAAATTTGGTAGAGGACTACTTCGACACCGtctctgtgtttattttacctTGCTGATGCATAGAATAATTTCTGATAGCATGCACAAGCAATGGTTAAAGCAACACAGGATACAAGATGTAGCCATCCTGTACGTATAGTTAACTGCAAGAATATCTCCAGCCTATGtcctataaatatattaatgtaatgCATAATTATTATACCATGCAAGGAGTTACTTGTCATTTGCACAAATAACATTTGTACACTTTGCCTTAAAAGTGAGCACTCTGAAAATTTACCGTGAAGATTCATTCAGAACTGCAGGATACTGACATTTAGTGTCCCTAAGTTACATGTGCAGCAAGCATTTTGTCATTAagtcaaatatataaatatcagtTTTAGGCTAACATCGCTACAAGTAAGGCTAAAGCATTTTGTAATGGGATGTGGATAAAGCAGAAACCTATGGCATTATGTTTGCAAGTGCCTTAGTTTGCTCACACATGG contains:
- the LOC131975967 gene encoding palmitoyltransferase ZDHHC3-like isoform X1, with the translated sequence MKSPVHRCRDVEHARGQGRASTGANYLQAEQRIPISKDVITSSSASAMWFIRDVCGIVCAMITWLLVLYADFVVLFVMLLPSKNLMYSIVNGTLFNVLAFLALSSHLRAMCTDPGAVPKGNATKEYIESLQLKPGQVVYKCPKCCSIKPDRAHHCSVCKRCIRKMDHHCPWVNNCVGENNQKYFVLFTMYIALISLHALLMVVFHFLYCFEDDWTKCSSFSPPATVILLILLCFEGLLFLIFTCVMFGTQVHSICNDETGIEQLKKEERRWAKKTKWMNMRAVFGHPFSLLWFSPFSTPDHGKAETYQYVV
- the LOC131975967 gene encoding palmitoyltransferase ZDHHC3-A-like isoform X2, producing the protein MKSPVHRCRDVEHARGQGRASTGANYLQAEQRIPISKDVITSSSASAMWFIRDVCGIVCAMITWLLVLYADFVVLFVMLLPSKNLMYSIVNGTLFNVLAFLALSSHLRAMCTDPGAVPKGNATKEYIESLQLKPGQVVYKCPKCCSIKPDRAHHCSVCKRCIRKMDHHCPWVNNCVGENNQKYFVLFTMYIALISLHALLMVVFHFLYCFEDDWTKCSSFSPPATVILLILLCFEGLLFLIFTCVMFGTQVHSICNDETTSRQQHSTHTTLPMEEQGPEWEWHWSYQVPFPVPSPPEGQPGQDQ
- the LOC131975967 gene encoding palmitoyltransferase ZDHHC3-A-like isoform X3 produces the protein MKSPVHRCRDVEHARGQGRASTGANYLQAEQRIPISKDVITSSSASAMWFIRDVCGIVCAMITWLLVLYADFVVLFVMLLPSKNLMYSIVNGTLFNVLAFLALSSHLRAMCTDPGAVPKGNATKEYIESLQLKPGQVVYKCPKCCSIKPDRAHHCSVCKRCIRKMDHHCPWVNNCVGENNQKYFVLFTMYIALISLHALLMVVFHFLYCFEDDWTKCSSFSPPATVILLILLCFEGLLFLIFTCVMFGTQVHSICNDETVKSLVCFLGYACQSFPLTPFADLQTAAQHTYNLAHGRTRA
- the LOC131975967 gene encoding palmitoyltransferase ZDHHC3-A-like isoform X4, whose translation is MKSPVHRCRDVEHARGQGRASTGANYLQAEQRIPISKDVITSSSASAMWFIRDVCGIVCAMITWLLVLYADFVVLFVMLLPSKNLMYSIVNGTLFNVLAFLALSSHLRAMCTDPGAVPKGNATKEYIESLQLKPGQVVYKCPKCCSIKPDRAHHCSVCKRCIRKMDHHCPWVNNCVGENNQKYFVLFTMYIALISLHALLMVVFHFLYCFEDDWTKCSSFSPPATVILLILLCFEGLLFLIFTCVMFGTQVHSICNDETLS